In a genomic window of Phragmites australis chromosome 14, lpPhrAust1.1, whole genome shotgun sequence:
- the LOC133890359 gene encoding GDSL esterase/lipase At5g03610-like, with amino-acid sequence MKLLVILPVVCFLIVLNAAHVESKSRFMYQMLVFGDSYADTGNIPKSDLSQESRQWYSPYGRLRPSGRLSDGKVQSDFIAMLLGRSEGPPTYRLRSSHYVDMFGMNFAFSGSGVFEVPQKVPTLREQVDYVEILIKEGTIKDWRLKDTVALVAISGNDYVHIANMSSSNETIALVGNVTTEIAKEVKRLQDLGVPKILVNNLHPLGCTPRHSRPNNYARCDDRANMVASMHNKNLAEKLGSDHENVMLLDLNTAFSNLVQPSPDAAKNPSDYLAKAFTNKLRPSCESYDPKGYCGQEDENGHPQYSLSDLDDDPFGNFYWDDVHPTHTGWYFVMLQMQDYIKDFLDI; translated from the exons ATGAAGCTTTTGGTGATCCTTCCTGTCGTCTGCTTCCTCATCGTCTTGAATG CTGCGCACGTGGAATCGAAGAGTCGGTTTATGTACCAGATGCTCGTGTTCGGAGATTCATATGCCGACACTGGGAACATCCCAAAATCAGACCTCAGTCAGGAATCACGCCAATGGTACAGCCCCTACGGCAGACTTCGTCCAAGCGGCCGCTTGTCAGACGGAAAGGTTCAATCAGATTTCATTG CGATGTTACTGGGGCGTAGTGAAGGCCCTCCGACGTACAGGCTCAGAAGCAGTCACTATGTCGACATGTTTGGCATGAACTTCGCCTTCAGTGGCTCCGGCGTGTTTGAGGTGCCGCAGAAGGTGCCGACTCTCAGAGAGCAGGTCGACTACGTCGAGATACTGATAAAGGAAGGTACCATCAAGGACTGGCGACTCAAGGACACCGTCGCGCTGGTGGCCATCTCCGGCAACGACTACGTCCACATCGCCAACATGAGCTCCTCCAACGAA ACTATCGCTCTCGTCGGGAACGTGACGACCGAGATCGCCAAGGAGGTAAAGCGGCTGCAAGATCTCGGGGTGCCCAAGATCCTTGTCAACAACCTGCATCCGCTAGGCTGCACGCCGAGGCATTCCAGGCCGAACAACTACGCCCGCTGCGACGACCGCGCCAACATGGTCGCGTCCATGCACAACAAGAATCTCGCAGAGAAGCTGGGTTCTGACCATGAAAATGTCATGCTACTCGACCTGAACACTGCATTCTCCAATCTCGTCCAGCCCAGCCCCG ACGCAGCAAAGAATCCATCTGACTATCTGGCGAAGGCGTTCACGAATAAGCTGAGGCCGAGCTGCGAGAGCTATGACCCCAAGGGGTACTGCGGGCAGGAGGACGAGAATGGCCATCCTCAGTATAGCCTTAGCGACCTCGATGACGACCCTTTCGGGAACTTCTACTGGGATGATGTACACCCCACCCATACCGGCTGGTACTTCGTCATGTTGCAGATGCAAGATTATATCAAGGATTTCCTAGATATTTAA